A single genomic interval of Noviherbaspirillum saxi harbors:
- a CDS encoding branched-chain amino acid ABC transporter permease: protein MDLSTFLVQCLNAVQYGLLLFLVASGLTLIFGIMGVINLAHGSFYMIGAYMAFSLAPIFGDYFIAQLLAGIALAAILGYVLEWAFFSYLYQRDHLQQVLMTYSLILVFEELRSILIGNDVHGVKVPEWLTGGMALGEVMTYPVYNLFASAACIVVAIALYCVVNRTRLGMMIRAGASNRDMVRGLGINIRLLYRIVFAAGVALAALAGMIASPMTSVYPGMGGHILIVCFVVVVIGGIGSISGALIASLLVGFVDTFGKVFFAQLSGIGIYVLMALILIWRPEGLKSKGY, encoded by the coding sequence ATGGATCTATCCACCTTCCTCGTTCAATGCCTGAACGCTGTCCAGTATGGACTGCTCCTGTTTCTGGTTGCCAGTGGACTTACCCTGATCTTTGGGATCATGGGCGTCATCAATCTGGCGCACGGCAGCTTCTATATGATCGGCGCCTACATGGCGTTTTCGCTCGCTCCGATCTTCGGCGACTATTTCATCGCTCAGCTGTTGGCCGGCATCGCCCTCGCCGCGATTCTCGGTTATGTATTGGAATGGGCGTTCTTCAGCTATCTGTATCAGCGCGATCACTTGCAGCAGGTGCTGATGACTTACTCCCTGATACTGGTATTCGAGGAGCTGCGCAGCATCCTGATCGGCAACGATGTGCACGGCGTAAAAGTGCCCGAGTGGCTCACCGGCGGCATGGCGCTGGGCGAGGTGATGACTTACCCGGTTTATAACCTGTTCGCTTCGGCCGCCTGTATCGTGGTCGCCATCGCCTTGTACTGCGTGGTAAATCGTACACGGCTGGGCATGATGATTCGCGCAGGCGCGAGCAACAGAGACATGGTGCGCGGACTCGGCATCAATATCCGCTTGTTATACCGGATTGTCTTCGCCGCAGGCGTGGCGCTCGCAGCGCTGGCCGGCATGATCGCCTCGCCGATGACATCGGTCTACCCCGGCATGGGCGGCCATATTCTGATCGTGTGTTTCGTCGTGGTGGTGATCGGAGGAATCGGTTCGATTTCCGGTGCATTGATTGCATCGCTTCTGGTTGGATTTGTTGACACCTTCGGTAAAGTGTTTTTCGCACAGCTAAGCGGAATCGGCATTTATGTTCTCATGGCGCTCATCCTGATCTGGCGTCCCGAAGGTCTGAAGAGCAAAGGATATTAA
- a CDS encoding branched-chain amino acid ABC transporter permease produces the protein MLTSILPAGAAMPQSRSTAGWIMPLLVAGALAMLPMVLSSYLQDLALKIMIYAIFALSLQLLVGTTGLVSLGHAAFFGIAAYVTALASPDAEAGSLLFIVTLALAVTGAYALVVGALSLRTKGVYFIMVTLAFAQMAYYVFHDTPLGRGSDGMYLALRPALSFGSVTLVDLDNGRHMYFFALVALFCTYGILSLVQRSRFGHALAGIRVNEQRMRAAGFETYWYKLAAFVLAGMLAGVAGILMASKNGGVTPEMLSWHESGAVLLMIILGGIGSLRGAVIGAIAFVLLKEFYSSEALLGSLAARWQLTLGLTMIFFVALLPNGLVGLMSLKRHIKHLVSGNTAALSSGKGAGK, from the coding sequence ATGTTGACCTCAATTCTCCCGGCAGGCGCCGCAATGCCTCAATCCCGGTCCACCGCGGGCTGGATCATGCCCCTCCTCGTCGCAGGTGCGCTCGCGATGTTACCCATGGTGCTGTCATCCTATCTGCAGGACCTGGCGCTGAAAATAATGATCTATGCCATTTTCGCGCTCAGCCTTCAGTTGCTGGTCGGGACCACCGGTCTGGTCAGTCTCGGTCATGCCGCGTTTTTTGGTATTGCTGCCTATGTCACCGCGCTCGCCTCGCCGGATGCGGAGGCAGGGTCGCTGCTATTCATCGTAACCCTCGCCCTTGCGGTGACCGGTGCCTATGCACTCGTTGTTGGCGCCCTGAGTCTGCGGACCAAGGGCGTGTACTTCATCATGGTCACTCTGGCGTTTGCGCAAATGGCGTATTACGTATTCCACGATACGCCGCTCGGACGGGGCAGCGACGGCATGTACCTGGCGCTACGTCCCGCGCTCAGCTTTGGCTCAGTGACGCTGGTCGATCTCGACAACGGGCGTCACATGTATTTCTTCGCCCTTGTCGCCCTCTTCTGTACCTATGGCATCCTAAGCCTGGTGCAGCGTTCGCGCTTCGGGCATGCGCTGGCCGGCATACGGGTCAACGAACAGCGCATGCGTGCAGCCGGCTTCGAGACTTACTGGTACAAGCTTGCCGCTTTTGTACTGGCCGGCATGCTGGCCGGCGTCGCAGGCATTTTGATGGCATCAAAAAACGGTGGCGTTACTCCGGAAATGCTGTCATGGCACGAATCGGGAGCGGTGCTGCTCATGATCATCCTCGGCGGAATCGGCTCATTGCGCGGTGCGGTGATCGGCGCCATTGCATTTGTGTTGCTGAAAGAATTCTATTCATCCGAAGCCTTGCTGGGCAGTCTTGCGGCACGCTGGCAACTGACACTTGGACTGACGATGATCTTTTTCGTCGCCCTGCTTCCTAACGGACTCGTCGGCTTAATGTCCCTGAAGCGCCATATCAAACATCTGGTTTCTGGTAA
- a CDS encoding ABC transporter substrate-binding protein, translating into MKYTSRPAVTALAIAVAGIFTSGASIAQSKDPIKVGFMLPATGTFASLGNMIENGFKLYINEQGGKLAGRDIQYFKVDDESDPAKATDNVNKLVKRDQVDVLVGTVHSGVATTMAKVARETNTLLIVPNAGADLITGAMCAKNIFRTSFTNWQPAFAMGKVAAERGHKKAITITWNYAAGLESAKGFVEGFEKGGGTVAQNLTLPFPNVEYQALLTEIASKKPDAVYAFFAGGGAVKFVKDYVAAGLHKTIPLYGPGFLTDGTLEAQGESAQGLFTTLHYADNLNTPRDNTFRLNFAKAYKTNADVYAVQGYDAAQLLATGVKAVGGDIGKRDQMLLAMRSASIDSPRGKFTLSPAHNPVQDIYIRQVKGNLNEVKGVAIKGLADPARGCKLF; encoded by the coding sequence GTGAAATACACATCAAGACCAGCTGTTACTGCCCTCGCCATCGCGGTCGCAGGCATCTTTACTTCGGGCGCAAGCATTGCGCAGTCCAAGGATCCGATCAAGGTTGGTTTTATGCTGCCGGCGACCGGCACCTTTGCCAGCCTGGGCAACATGATCGAGAACGGCTTCAAGCTCTATATCAATGAGCAGGGAGGAAAGCTTGCAGGTCGTGACATTCAGTATTTCAAGGTCGATGACGAATCCGATCCGGCAAAAGCGACGGACAACGTCAACAAACTGGTCAAGCGCGATCAGGTCGACGTCCTGGTAGGCACGGTGCATTCCGGTGTCGCGACGACGATGGCGAAAGTCGCGCGTGAGACGAACACGCTGCTCATCGTGCCCAATGCCGGCGCGGACCTGATTACCGGTGCGATGTGCGCCAAGAACATCTTCCGTACTTCATTCACGAACTGGCAGCCTGCGTTTGCCATGGGCAAGGTAGCTGCCGAACGCGGCCACAAGAAAGCCATCACCATCACATGGAACTATGCAGCAGGGCTGGAATCGGCGAAAGGGTTCGTGGAAGGCTTTGAAAAAGGCGGCGGCACCGTCGCGCAGAACCTGACACTGCCTTTCCCGAATGTGGAGTATCAGGCGCTGCTGACCGAGATTGCTTCGAAAAAGCCAGACGCCGTGTACGCGTTCTTCGCTGGCGGCGGCGCGGTCAAATTCGTCAAGGATTATGTCGCCGCAGGATTGCATAAAACCATTCCACTTTACGGGCCGGGATTCCTGACCGATGGAACATTGGAGGCGCAAGGAGAATCGGCTCAGGGATTGTTCACGACCTTGCACTATGCGGATAACCTGAATACACCGCGCGACAACACCTTCCGCCTCAACTTTGCGAAGGCCTACAAAACGAATGCGGACGTGTATGCCGTGCAGGGATACGATGCTGCACAACTGCTGGCTACCGGCGTGAAGGCGGTCGGCGGCGACATCGGCAAGCGCGACCAGATGCTGCTCGCGATGCGCAGCGCATCGATCGACAGCCCCCGGGGAAAATTCACGTTGTCCCCGGCACACAATCCGGTGCAGGATATTTATATCCGCCAGGTGAAAGGCAATCTGAACGAGGTCAAGGGCGTCGCAATCAAGGGTCTGGCTGATCCGGCGCGTGGGTGCAAGCTTTTCTGA